In Tubulanus polymorphus chromosome 8, tnTubPoly1.2, whole genome shotgun sequence, one genomic interval encodes:
- the LOC141909633 gene encoding tRNA (guanine(10)-N(2))-methyltransferase TRMT11-like isoform X1, whose protein sequence is MAAPVDNMAAPIEHAFRRYLIQFANEHVDFRVAEIKSIATLINTKLKIVTERPQNDNPFVVVTLPSEECARKLAGRAVLVRSIYELWSSGNTHSDVFKQLKSLPDEFKTPYLKADVSYKVKVDVYNRSLHIDEKLARIEKVVDSLGSKGNIQLSNPDEKFCLLEYFGLRGSTPPADPLHVYIGRWIADGNRTLPNHFNLKKRHFIGNTSMDPGLSLIMGNMASVQKNDVVMDPFVGTGSLLVAAAHYGAYVMGTDIDYLLLHGKGRPSRHDQKVRGPDENVRANLRQYGMESQYIDVMISDASKYHVYRDSLKFDAIVADPPYGIREPAMKLGSKTGNIKTLTDEDKINHVPSKKKYLMSDIFKDLLNFAAKHLKLGGRLVYWLPIHRPEYVESNIPRHAGLNLVANCEQPITSHISRRLITMEKIHEFNAEESAQVELDHFQDNNFREKYFRMDAPPETSAKHRKLMNKKNNLEKLRLRTQQQQQQQQQKDNENTTEESESVRVAESASAKT, encoded by the exons ATGGCTGCGCCCGTAGACAATATGGCCGCGCCCATAGAACACGCTTTTCGCCGATATTTAATCCAATTTGCGAATGAACACGTTGATTTTCGAGTTGCG gaAATAAAATCGATCGCGACGTTGATAAAcacgaaattgaaaatcgtTACAGAGCGACCTCAAAATGAC AACCCGTTTGTAGTGGTGACGTTGCCTTCTGAGGAGTGCGCGAGGAAACTTGCCGGTCGCGCCGTCCTCGTTCGTTCGATCTACGAACTGTGGTCGAGTGGAAACACTCACAGCGACGTCTTCAAACAACTCAAATCACTCCCAGACGAATTCAAG ACGCCATATTTAAAAGCAGATGTATCGTACAAAGTCAAGGTCGATGTTTACAACCGTAGTTTGCACATCGACGAGAAACTAGCGCGAATCGAG aaagTCGTCGATAGTTTGGGCAGCAAAGGAAACATTCAACTGTCGAATCCAGATGAAAAGTTTTGTTTGTTGGAATATTTCGGATTGCGAGGGTCCACTCCGCCCGCCGACCCTCTCCACGTCTATATCGGCCGATGG ATAGCAGACGGCAATAGAACCCTCCcgaatcattttaatttaaAGAAGAGACATTTCATCG GTAATACCAGTATGGATCCGGGTCTATCGTTGATCATGGGCAACATGGCCAGCGTTCAGAAGAACGATGTCGTCATGGATCCATTCGTCGGTACGGGTAGCCTGCTAGTCGCCGCGGCCCACTACGGCGCTTACGTCATGGGTACAGATATCGACTACCTTCTACTGCACGGGAAAG GGCGCCCGAGTCGACATGACCAGAAAGTCCGCGGACCCGATGAAAACGTCCGCGCGAACTTGCGCCAGTACGGAATGGAAAGTCAATATATCGACGTCATGATCTCCGACGCTTCCAAATATCACGTCTATCGCGACAGCTTAAAATTCGACGCGATTGTAGCCGATC cacCGTACGGCATCAGGGAACCTGCGATGAAACTCGGCTCTAAAACTGGCAATATCAAAACTCTAACCGACGAAGA TAAGATAAACCATGTTCCTTCGAAGAAGAAATATTTGATGTCGGATATTTTCAAGGATTTGTTGAATTTCGCGgcgaagcatttaaaactcGGGGGTCGACTGGTATACTGGTTACCTATACACCGACCTGA GTACGTAGAAAGTAACATTCCGCGACACGCCGGTTTAAATCTGGTCGCTAATTGTGAACAGCCTATAACTAGTCACATCAGCAGACGGCTGATCACCATGGAGAAAATACACGAATTCAAC GCGGAGGAGAGTGCGCAGGTGGAACTCGACCACTTTCAGGACAATAACTTCCGCGAGAAATATTTCCGCATGGACGCGCCGCCCGAGACGTCGGCTAAACATCGCAAACTGATGAACAAGAAAAACAACCTCGAAAAACTGAGGCTTCGAACgcaacagcagcaacaacaacaacagcagaaaGACAACGAAAATACAACTGAGGAATCGGAATCGGTGCGGGTAGCTGAATCGGCCTCAGCGAAAACGTGA
- the LOC141909633 gene encoding tRNA (guanine(10)-N(2))-methyltransferase TRMT11-like isoform X2, whose amino-acid sequence MAAPVDNMAAPIEHAFRRYLIQFANEHVDFRVAEIKSIATLINTKLKIVTERPQNDNPFVVVTLPSEECARKLAGRAVLVRSIYELWSSGNTHSDVFKQLKSLPDEFKTPYLKADVSYKVKVDVYNRSLHIDEKLARIEKVVDSLGSKGNIQLSNPDEKFCLLEYFGLRGSTPPADPLHVYIGRWIADGNRTLPNHFNLKKRHFIGNTSMDPGLSLIMGNMASVQKNDVVMDPFVGTGSLLVAAAHYGAYVMGTDIDYLLLHGKGRPSRHDQKVRGPDENVRANLRQYGMESQYIDVMISDASKYHVYRDSLKFDAIVADPPYGIREPAMKLGSKTGNIKTLTDEDKINHVPSKKKYLMSDIFKDLLNFAAKHLKLGGRLVYWLPIHRPEYVESNIPRHAGLNLVANCEQPITSHISRRLITMEKIHEFNSAQVELDHFQDNNFREKYFRMDAPPETSAKHRKLMNKKNNLEKLRLRTQQQQQQQQQKDNENTTEESESVRVAESASAKT is encoded by the exons ATGGCTGCGCCCGTAGACAATATGGCCGCGCCCATAGAACACGCTTTTCGCCGATATTTAATCCAATTTGCGAATGAACACGTTGATTTTCGAGTTGCG gaAATAAAATCGATCGCGACGTTGATAAAcacgaaattgaaaatcgtTACAGAGCGACCTCAAAATGAC AACCCGTTTGTAGTGGTGACGTTGCCTTCTGAGGAGTGCGCGAGGAAACTTGCCGGTCGCGCCGTCCTCGTTCGTTCGATCTACGAACTGTGGTCGAGTGGAAACACTCACAGCGACGTCTTCAAACAACTCAAATCACTCCCAGACGAATTCAAG ACGCCATATTTAAAAGCAGATGTATCGTACAAAGTCAAGGTCGATGTTTACAACCGTAGTTTGCACATCGACGAGAAACTAGCGCGAATCGAG aaagTCGTCGATAGTTTGGGCAGCAAAGGAAACATTCAACTGTCGAATCCAGATGAAAAGTTTTGTTTGTTGGAATATTTCGGATTGCGAGGGTCCACTCCGCCCGCCGACCCTCTCCACGTCTATATCGGCCGATGG ATAGCAGACGGCAATAGAACCCTCCcgaatcattttaatttaaAGAAGAGACATTTCATCG GTAATACCAGTATGGATCCGGGTCTATCGTTGATCATGGGCAACATGGCCAGCGTTCAGAAGAACGATGTCGTCATGGATCCATTCGTCGGTACGGGTAGCCTGCTAGTCGCCGCGGCCCACTACGGCGCTTACGTCATGGGTACAGATATCGACTACCTTCTACTGCACGGGAAAG GGCGCCCGAGTCGACATGACCAGAAAGTCCGCGGACCCGATGAAAACGTCCGCGCGAACTTGCGCCAGTACGGAATGGAAAGTCAATATATCGACGTCATGATCTCCGACGCTTCCAAATATCACGTCTATCGCGACAGCTTAAAATTCGACGCGATTGTAGCCGATC cacCGTACGGCATCAGGGAACCTGCGATGAAACTCGGCTCTAAAACTGGCAATATCAAAACTCTAACCGACGAAGA TAAGATAAACCATGTTCCTTCGAAGAAGAAATATTTGATGTCGGATATTTTCAAGGATTTGTTGAATTTCGCGgcgaagcatttaaaactcGGGGGTCGACTGGTATACTGGTTACCTATACACCGACCTGA GTACGTAGAAAGTAACATTCCGCGACACGCCGGTTTAAATCTGGTCGCTAATTGTGAACAGCCTATAACTAGTCACATCAGCAGACGGCTGATCACCATGGAGAAAATACACGAATTCAAC AGTGCGCAGGTGGAACTCGACCACTTTCAGGACAATAACTTCCGCGAGAAATATTTCCGCATGGACGCGCCGCCCGAGACGTCGGCTAAACATCGCAAACTGATGAACAAGAAAAACAACCTCGAAAAACTGAGGCTTCGAACgcaacagcagcaacaacaacaacagcagaaaGACAACGAAAATACAACTGAGGAATCGGAATCGGTGCGGGTAGCTGAATCGGCCTCAGCGAAAACGTGA
- the LOC141909632 gene encoding organic cation transporter protein-like yields MEVDRALSELGGRLGRWQITRSTVLCALLYVAIVLTNLSIVFVGWKPPHHCRLPAGNINMSQGIPLSDKLEFSQCTMYEPNVDDRNLTVYTKHVISCADGVEFANEGYQGIVSELNLVCEQSHLPALSQTLYYLGVLFGSLFFPTLSDFLGRKITLVFCALATATCVLTTALAVYSVYAFMALRFLTGACAQGTSLATMTLNTELFASRYRSFAPIYQHLFWSTGIMILALLGYLITNWRHLLIAISLYGFLSIVTIWLVDESIPWLVANGRGKQALHILRKAAKLNGVELSDDAVQDIRSASKRAVNQQDVGTDADNLTRVGRIKHDVRRLRVQLQRKFTCRCSSAAAQHQKEIETDSEVGVKDVFRNTRLRTYALVSMLIWVSTSFVYYGLTLSSTAMVGNRFLNLFLSGLVEFPAYIVTLFLIERLGRRALASALFITTGVSILITAFIPKTTASGTSLIAVSMTCNGIGKFSISAAYAVIYLYAGEIFPTNFRNRGVGMCSAAARIGSMVAPFSAYVAQIRPWLVAVIFGSVGILNGLLTLALPETRGRPLPQTLADVPSREPLSCQCRRRSSEPPDYEFEPVAEKPELNQETPNV; encoded by the exons ATGGAGGTTGACCGCGCTCTATCGGAACTAGGTGGTCGTCTGGGAAGATGGCAGATTACTCGATCCACAGTGCTTTGTGCTCTGCTCTACGTGGCTATCGTATTGACAAACCTTTCAATAGTATTTGTAG GTTGGAAACCTCCGCATCACTGCCGCCTACCGGCGGGTAATATAAATATGTCGCAGGGGATTCCTTTAAGTGATAAACTGGAGTTCAGCCAGTGTACGATGTACGAGCCGAATGTAGACGACAGAAACTTGACCGTCTACACCAAACACGTGATATCGTGCGCAGACGGAGTTGAGTTCGCAAACGAGGGTTACCAGGGTATCGTATCCGAG CTGAATCTCGTCTGCGAACAGAGCCACCTACCGGCCCTGTCGCAAACCTTGTACTACCTGGGTGTGTTATTCGGTTCGTTGTTTTTCCCGACCTTGTCCGACTTCCTAGGCCGTAAGATAACGCTGGTATTCTGCGCATTAGCGACGGCAACGTGCGTCCTGACCACCGCCCTAGCCGTATATAGCGTATACGCCTTCATGGCTCTGCGGTTCCTTACAGGAGCATGCGCCCAG GGCACTTCTCTGGCTACGATGACTCTAAACACGGAACTGTTCGCCAGTCGTTATCGCTCATTCGCGCCTATTTATCAACACTTATTCTGGTCGACTGGAATTATGATCCTTGCTTTGTTGGGATACCTCATCACCAACTGGCGCCATCTATTGATAGCGATAAGTCTATATGGTTTCTTATCGATAGTCACGATATG GCTGGTCGATGAGTCGATCCCATGGTTGGTAGCGAACGGTCGCGGCAAACAGGCTTTACATATTCTGAGAAAAGCGGCGAAACTGAACGGCGTTGAGTTGTCAGACGATGCCGTGCAGGACATACGCAGCGCCTCCAAGCGGGCAGTTAATCAACAAGATGTCGGCACGGACGCGGACAATTTGACCCGCGTCGGACGAATCAAACACGACGTACGACGACTTCGGGTACAGCTTCAGCGGAAGTTCACTTGTCGCTGTAGTTCCGCTGCCGCTCAGCATCAGAAGGAGATCGAGACCGACTCGGAAGTGGGCGTGAAAGACGTCTTCCGAAACACGCGTTTGAGGACGTACGCCTTGGTCTCGATGTTGATATG GGTGTCTACGAGTTTCGTTTATTATGGCTTGACGTTAAGCTCGACTGCGATGGTCGGCAACAGATTTCTGAACTTATTTCTCAGCGGCCTGGTTGAATTTCCCGCCTACATAGTAACGCTATTTCTCATAGAAAG ACTAGGTCGAAGGGCTTTAGCTTCGGCCTTGTTTATTACCACTGGTGTATCCATCCTAATAACTGCGTTTATTCCAAAAACGACGG CGAGTGGTACGAGTTTAATAGCTGTATCTATGACGTGTAACGGTATCGGCAAATTCTCTATCAGTGCCGCCTACGCAGTTATATATCTATACgccggtgaaatatttcctaCCAATTTCCG TAACCGAGGTGTTGGTATGTGCTCAGCGGCAGCTCGTATAGGCAGTATGGTCGCTCCATTCTCCGCCTACGTG gcACAAATCCGTCCCTGGTTGGTGGCCGTTATATTCGGTAGTGTTGGTATACTGAACGGACTATTGACACTAGCACTACCCGAAACTCGAGGGCGCCCTCTACCGCAAACACTGGCCGACGTCCCATCTCGCGAGCCACTCAGTTGCCAGTGCCGACGCCGCAGCTCGGAGCCACCCGACTACGAGTTCGAGCCGGTCGCCGAAAAACCGGAATTGAACCAAGAAACACCGAATGTTTAA